Proteins co-encoded in one Natronorubrum daqingense genomic window:
- a CDS encoding TRAP transporter permease yields MSEDHHDENALSEDEQDELLQEVQRRRTLSGFAAALVALIGISFSAFQMWVAARSYYFGATLPLVGEIELGSLEPLQIYTVHVTFALVLAFLLFPASRGEGFVARSLGRIEPTVSRRTGPDSTLEGLVTRLGDAVRWVFVDPSMSRVTPIDVICIVLSLLPAHFIVTNYDQRQDMAIVGIGNVDALHEIYPALEPVVTAVATLGIPLDEVSFGLVIGALGILLVLEATRRTLGVLLMSLVASFIVYARWGHFIPRDSLLGPLAITPDTWGNIVYNLWFTTEAGVMSTPVSVSVRFIFIFILFGAFLEMSGAGKWFIDLAYSLTGTRKGGPAKASTVSSGFMGMLSGSSIANTVTTGAFTIPLMKRSGYSPEFSGAVESSASSGGQMLPPVMGAAAFLIMEFTGTPFDEVIIAATLPAIAFFFGMWVMVHFEAVKSGVGGLPRSKLPDASGALRTGWFYLIPVLLLLYYLVIARLSVNRAGWLTIVAVIAVIALVAAYDERTRIPLLTAITAISLAQAGAYATVGGGLADAVQVFAGLESAAEPYAIGGAASAAVSDLGVITILVSVAFILARPLADAPLLDFDEAVDNSAERTAKAIGRPSMASSRAYQFGTFVLKSMDSGARTATTVVIAVAAAGVVPGVISVSGLGPNLASLIESVSGGSMLLLLVLTGIASIIFGMGMPTTAMYIILVAMLETPLVEAGIGLLAAHLFILYFGLMADVTPPVAVAAFAGAGVAKADEMATAVTAFLLSLNKVLVPFAFVFSPGILLLREGADGWEMIGWADVADLGFFVPDVMIPVLGMFLGVYALAVTIIGYQYTRVDTVDRALYSVASILLMVPELSLLVVELLLTLLGVPSHLTIFVITFPLRVIGLVLLAGLTYRNRARADEGESAESTVSTPTVSDA; encoded by the coding sequence ATGAGCGAAGATCACCACGACGAAAACGCACTCTCTGAGGACGAACAGGACGAACTGCTCCAGGAAGTTCAACGGCGTCGAACGCTCAGCGGATTCGCGGCCGCGCTCGTCGCCCTGATCGGCATCTCGTTTTCGGCGTTCCAGATGTGGGTCGCCGCCCGAAGTTATTACTTCGGCGCGACACTGCCACTGGTCGGCGAGATCGAACTGGGGTCGCTCGAGCCCCTACAGATATACACGGTCCACGTGACGTTCGCGCTGGTCCTGGCATTTCTCCTCTTTCCGGCCAGTCGCGGCGAGGGCTTCGTCGCCCGCTCTCTCGGCCGAATCGAACCCACCGTCAGTCGTCGAACTGGACCGGATTCAACGCTCGAGGGACTCGTCACTCGACTCGGTGACGCCGTGCGTTGGGTGTTCGTCGACCCGTCGATGAGCCGCGTTACGCCCATCGACGTCATCTGTATCGTCCTCTCGCTCCTTCCCGCTCACTTCATCGTCACGAATTACGACCAACGACAGGACATGGCGATCGTCGGTATCGGTAACGTCGACGCGCTACACGAGATTTATCCGGCGCTCGAGCCGGTCGTGACGGCCGTCGCCACGCTCGGAATCCCGCTCGACGAGGTGTCGTTCGGCCTCGTAATTGGAGCCCTCGGCATCCTGTTGGTGCTCGAGGCGACGCGACGGACCCTCGGCGTGCTCCTCATGTCGCTCGTCGCGTCGTTCATCGTCTACGCGCGGTGGGGCCACTTCATCCCGCGAGACTCGCTGCTCGGCCCGCTCGCGATTACGCCCGATACCTGGGGGAACATCGTCTACAACCTCTGGTTCACCACGGAAGCGGGCGTCATGAGCACGCCCGTCAGCGTCAGCGTTCGCTTCATCTTCATCTTCATCCTCTTCGGCGCGTTCCTCGAGATGAGCGGCGCCGGCAAGTGGTTCATCGATCTCGCGTACTCGCTGACGGGGACCCGAAAGGGCGGCCCGGCGAAAGCGAGCACCGTCTCGAGTGGCTTCATGGGGATGCTCTCGGGGTCGTCGATCGCGAACACGGTGACGACCGGCGCGTTCACGATTCCGCTGATGAAGCGCTCGGGGTACTCACCCGAGTTCTCCGGGGCCGTCGAGTCGTCGGCCTCCTCGGGCGGCCAGATGCTCCCACCGGTGATGGGCGCGGCCGCCTTCCTGATCATGGAGTTTACGGGCACGCCCTTCGACGAGGTGATCATCGCCGCCACGCTCCCAGCGATCGCCTTCTTCTTCGGCATGTGGGTGATGGTCCACTTCGAGGCCGTCAAGAGCGGGGTCGGTGGCCTCCCGCGGTCGAAGCTTCCGGACGCCTCCGGCGCGTTACGAACCGGCTGGTTCTACCTCATTCCCGTCTTGCTCCTCCTGTATTACCTCGTGATCGCGCGCCTCTCGGTCAACCGCGCCGGCTGGTTGACGATCGTCGCCGTCATCGCCGTCATCGCGCTCGTCGCCGCTTACGACGAACGGACGAGAATTCCGTTGCTCACGGCGATCACCGCGATTTCTCTCGCACAGGCCGGTGCGTACGCGACCGTCGGCGGCGGATTGGCCGACGCGGTACAGGTCTTCGCCGGCCTCGAGAGCGCCGCCGAGCCCTACGCCATCGGTGGCGCCGCCTCCGCCGCGGTGTCGGATCTCGGCGTGATCACAATTCTCGTCAGCGTCGCGTTCATACTGGCTCGTCCCCTCGCCGACGCGCCGCTACTCGACTTCGACGAAGCCGTCGACAACTCGGCCGAGCGAACCGCGAAGGCGATTGGCCGGCCGAGTATGGCCTCGAGCAGGGCCTACCAGTTCGGCACGTTCGTGTTGAAGTCGATGGACTCCGGCGCGCGTACCGCGACGACGGTGGTCATCGCCGTCGCCGCGGCGGGTGTGGTTCCGGGCGTCATCAGCGTCTCCGGACTCGGGCCGAATCTCGCGTCGCTCATCGAGAGCGTCAGCGGAGGTTCGATGTTGCTCTTGCTCGTCCTGACCGGCATCGCGTCGATCATCTTCGGAATGGGGATGCCGACGACCGCGATGTACATCATCCTGGTCGCGATGCTCGAGACGCCGCTCGTAGAAGCCGGAATCGGACTCCTGGCGGCCCACCTCTTCATCCTCTACTTCGGGCTGATGGCGGACGTGACCCCGCCGGTCGCCGTCGCCGCCTTCGCCGGTGCGGGGGTCGCTAAAGCCGACGAGATGGCGACGGCAGTGACTGCGTTCTTGCTCTCGCTCAACAAGGTGCTCGTGCCGTTCGCGTTCGTCTTCTCGCCGGGAATCCTCCTCCTGCGCGAAGGAGCGGACGGCTGGGAGATGATCGGCTGGGCGGACGTCGCCGACCTCGGCTTCTTCGTCCCCGACGTGATGATCCCGGTCCTCGGGATGTTCCTCGGCGTCTACGCCCTCGCCGTCACGATCATCGGCTACCAGTACACGCGCGTCGACACCGTCGACCGGGCGCTGTACTCTGTCGCGTCGATCCTGCTCATGGTGCCGGAACTGTCGCTGCTCGTCGTCGAGTTACTCCTCACCCTCCTCGGTGTCCCCTCACACCTGACCATCTTCGTGATCACCTTCCCGCTTCGCGTCATCGGCCTCGTCCTTCTCGCCGGCCTCACCTATCGCAACCGGGCTCGAGCGGACGAGGGAGAGTCGGCCGAGTCCACCGTGTCGACGCCGACGGTGAGTGACGCCTGA
- the hisB gene encoding imidazoleglycerol-phosphate dehydratase HisB, which produces MSERTATVTRETAETSIECTLSVDGDGDADVDTGIGFFDHMLTSFAKHGLFDLALECDGDLEIDDHHTVEDVAIVIGEALDGALEDRSGIVRYADRQVPLDEAVAGVIVDVSGRPRWYFDGEFSQAQIGGFTSDMARHFGESLAMNAGLTVHAEVSGENAHHEVEALFKALARSLDDATRVDERRTGTPSTKGTL; this is translated from the coding sequence ATGAGCGAGCGAACGGCAACCGTCACGCGCGAGACCGCCGAGACGTCGATCGAGTGTACGCTGTCGGTCGACGGCGACGGTGACGCGGACGTCGACACGGGAATCGGCTTTTTCGACCACATGCTGACGTCGTTCGCCAAACACGGCCTCTTCGACCTCGCCCTCGAGTGCGACGGCGACCTCGAGATCGACGATCACCACACGGTCGAGGACGTCGCGATCGTGATCGGTGAGGCGCTAGATGGCGCACTCGAGGATCGATCCGGCATCGTTCGGTACGCAGACCGGCAGGTCCCACTGGACGAAGCCGTCGCCGGCGTCATCGTCGACGTGAGCGGGCGGCCGCGCTGGTACTTCGACGGCGAGTTCTCGCAGGCCCAGATCGGCGGGTTCACGAGCGACATGGCGCGTCACTTCGGCGAGTCGCTAGCGATGAATGCGGGGCTTACCGTTCACGCGGAGGTCTCGGGTGAAAACGCCCACCACGAGGTCGAGGCGTTGTTCAAGGCGCTCGCGCGGTCGCTCGACGACGCGACGCGAGTCGACGAGCGACGGACGGGAACGCCCAGTACGAAAGGAACGCTCTAA
- a CDS encoding DUF1850 domain-containing protein, producing the protein MVRLTRRRALALTAATGATAAGTIGAVATSASADRTLLVADAADGDALLEIPVDDGEELTLSYTHSVEKTPVEDVYVVDGDVLRMDRMVFQSFGAGLPTDDIERTDEGYVRESDESTEELRVTPGSIAGHELVVGAERYDLVERSDGRTVTLSVTDRTLRDALETTVDHER; encoded by the coding sequence GTGGTTCGACTGACCCGTCGACGCGCGCTCGCCCTTACCGCGGCCACTGGAGCCACGGCTGCCGGGACGATTGGGGCCGTCGCGACGAGCGCGTCGGCCGACCGAACCCTGCTCGTCGCCGACGCCGCCGACGGTGACGCCCTCCTCGAGATTCCGGTCGACGACGGAGAAGAACTAACCCTTTCGTACACCCACAGCGTCGAAAAGACGCCCGTCGAAGACGTCTACGTCGTCGACGGAGACGTGCTCCGGATGGATCGGATGGTCTTTCAGTCGTTCGGGGCGGGCCTCCCCACGGACGATATCGAGCGAACCGACGAGGGGTACGTCCGCGAGAGCGACGAATCGACCGAGGAACTGCGCGTCACACCGGGATCGATCGCCGGCCACGAACTGGTCGTCGGGGCCGAACGGTACGATCTGGTTGAGCGATCTGACGGACGGACCGTCACGCTCTCGGTAACCGACCGAACGCTGCGAGACGCGCTCGAAACGACCGTCGACCACGAGCGATAG
- a CDS encoding amino acid-binding protein has protein sequence MFDEIMEKFEGSPSQQAVIRLLLERGFSVNDDGRVVSGGIEIPNTGIAREIGVDRRVVDSTTDVILEDPELRRIFQNISQVPSLMDLAPVLDLTVLAIAVDDADQKGIVAQVTGTLAEHDISIRQTISEDPEFTDEPQLYLVTDQKLPGDVFTAIRELEFVRKIEIQ, from the coding sequence ATGTTCGACGAAATCATGGAAAAGTTCGAGGGATCGCCGAGCCAGCAGGCGGTTATTCGCTTGCTCTTAGAGCGCGGATTCTCCGTCAACGACGACGGCCGCGTCGTCTCGGGCGGCATCGAGATCCCGAATACGGGAATCGCGCGCGAAATCGGCGTCGACCGTCGCGTCGTCGACTCGACGACGGACGTCATCCTCGAGGATCCGGAACTGCGTCGGATCTTCCAAAACATCTCACAGGTGCCGAGTCTCATGGACCTTGCACCCGTCCTCGACCTGACGGTACTCGCGATCGCCGTCGACGACGCCGACCAGAAAGGGATCGTCGCGCAGGTGACGGGGACGCTCGCCGAACACGATATCTCGATTCGCCAGACGATCAGCGAGGATCCGGAGTTTACCGACGAACCACAGCTCTACCTGGTCACCGACCAGAAACTCCCGGGCGACGTGTTCACCGCGATTCGCGAACTCGAGTTCGTTCGGAAGATCGAAATTCAGTGA
- a CDS encoding TrkH family potassium uptake protein, translating into MGIRVDWRSSCSLTGTVLKWLAVPLSAPLLLAVFDGDSTLPFAAAVAATIVVGLGLEHLSDERELKQREAFLMVALTWLSVAVVGAIPFYLVGVGAPAASAFSAPVGGLVNALFESTSGLTTTGATVMSGWDFENQSRAILLWRQLIQWLGGLGILVVAIGLLSNLMVGGAQLMETETQTRNVRKLRPHLDETARLIWGLYVGLTVLAAATFYGLHLLGFDGNMDLFNAVSHAMTSVATAGFSPEPESIGAFSPAVQWAIMPFMILGATNFVLLYYITQGEFSHPFQSEEFRFYVGILVGFSALVAAVLWIDPTIDGTLEETVRHGLFNVVSLVTTTGYASADFGEWPSGATFVLFFSMFIGGMAGSTTCSIKSLRWLVTLKAFRRNLFLSVHPEAVRPIRLGDTVVDEDTIRDIYAYILLVLVIFFLLTVVVVVDAARFSDPSVTEFEAISASGSIFLNIGPAFGMAGPMDNYAGFPVTTRTIMIVMMWIGRIEIIPVLVLLTPAFWKS; encoded by the coding sequence ATGGGGATTCGTGTCGACTGGCGCTCGAGTTGCAGCCTCACCGGGACGGTGTTGAAGTGGCTCGCCGTCCCGCTTTCCGCCCCGCTCTTACTGGCAGTGTTCGACGGCGATAGCACGCTCCCCTTCGCCGCCGCTGTCGCCGCCACCATCGTCGTCGGACTCGGCCTCGAGCACCTGAGCGACGAGCGCGAACTGAAACAGCGAGAGGCGTTTTTGATGGTCGCGTTGACGTGGCTCAGCGTCGCCGTCGTCGGGGCGATTCCCTTCTATCTCGTCGGCGTCGGAGCACCCGCAGCGTCCGCGTTTTCGGCACCGGTCGGCGGCCTCGTCAACGCCCTCTTCGAGAGCACGAGCGGACTCACGACGACCGGAGCCACCGTGATGAGCGGCTGGGACTTCGAAAATCAGTCTCGAGCGATCCTGCTCTGGCGGCAGTTGATCCAGTGGCTCGGCGGCCTCGGGATCCTTGTCGTCGCCATCGGCCTCCTCTCGAACCTGATGGTCGGTGGTGCCCAGTTGATGGAGACTGAAACCCAGACCAGAAACGTCCGCAAACTCAGGCCCCACCTCGACGAAACCGCGCGGCTCATCTGGGGGCTGTACGTCGGCCTCACCGTCCTCGCCGCGGCGACCTTCTACGGACTGCACCTCCTCGGATTCGACGGCAACATGGACCTCTTCAACGCCGTTTCCCACGCGATGACCAGCGTCGCGACGGCCGGCTTCTCGCCCGAACCCGAGAGCATCGGCGCGTTCTCGCCCGCCGTCCAGTGGGCGATCATGCCCTTCATGATCCTCGGCGCGACCAACTTCGTCTTGCTCTATTACATCACGCAAGGCGAGTTCAGTCACCCGTTCCAGTCCGAAGAGTTTCGCTTCTACGTCGGTATCCTCGTCGGGTTCAGCGCGCTCGTCGCGGCCGTCCTCTGGATCGACCCGACGATCGATGGCACGCTCGAGGAGACGGTCAGACACGGCCTGTTCAACGTCGTCTCGCTGGTGACGACGACGGGGTACGCCTCCGCCGATTTCGGCGAATGGCCCTCCGGGGCGACGTTCGTCCTCTTTTTCAGCATGTTCATCGGCGGGATGGCCGGGTCGACGACCTGCTCGATCAAGTCCCTGCGGTGGCTGGTGACGCTCAAGGCGTTCCGGCGAAATCTCTTCCTCTCGGTTCACCCGGAGGCCGTCCGCCCGATTCGACTCGGCGACACCGTCGTCGACGAAGACACCATCCGCGACATCTACGCCTACATCCTGCTCGTGCTCGTCATCTTCTTCCTGCTGACGGTCGTCGTCGTCGTCGACGCGGCCCGCTTTAGCGACCCCAGCGTCACCGAATTCGAAGCCATCAGCGCGTCGGGCTCGATCTTCCTCAACATCGGCCCCGCGTTCGGGATGGCCGGCCCGATGGACAACTACGCCGGCTTCCCCGTCACCACGCGGACCATCATGATCGTCATGATGTGGATCGGTCGCATCGAGATCATCCCCGTGCTCGTGTTGCTGACGCCGGCCTTTTGGAAGTCCTAA
- a CDS encoding YgaP family membrane protein encodes MDRNVGGTDRTLRIVLGVALLAFGYRNRDRTAGALAFVAGSDILATAVIQRCPVNALLGIDTCGSESS; translated from the coding sequence ATGGATCGAAACGTCGGCGGAACGGATCGGACGCTTCGGATCGTTCTCGGAGTCGCGTTGCTCGCATTCGGCTACCGAAATCGCGACCGGACGGCGGGCGCGCTCGCGTTCGTCGCCGGAAGCGATATCCTCGCGACGGCCGTTATCCAGCGCTGTCCCGTGAACGCCCTCCTCGGTATCGACACCTGCGGGTCCGAATCTTCGTGA
- a CDS encoding IMPACT family protein, with protein MSRTYLTVSEPATAEFVVQGSEFLGHARPVDSVAAAESFVETVREEYADATHNVPAYRVRVGGDAGRSDEDSSDVSASGFLREYSSDDGEPSGSAGKPALNVLTQREIENCAVVVTRYYGGTNLGVGGLVRAYSRAVKDAVDAAGVVEERPHETVSIDIAYDDSGTIRSILESEGYEFDAEYQESVAFDVRVPLEAADGFRDRLRSATSGRVDLE; from the coding sequence GTGAGTCGAACGTACCTGACCGTCTCCGAGCCCGCAACCGCCGAGTTCGTCGTGCAGGGGTCCGAGTTCCTCGGTCACGCTCGGCCCGTCGACTCCGTCGCCGCCGCCGAATCCTTCGTCGAGACCGTTCGCGAGGAGTACGCCGACGCGACTCACAACGTCCCCGCGTATCGCGTCCGCGTCGGTGGCGACGCCGGGCGAAGTGACGAGGACTCGAGCGACGTTTCCGCGAGCGGCTTTCTTCGCGAGTACTCGAGCGACGACGGCGAGCCCTCCGGCTCTGCGGGGAAGCCGGCGTTGAACGTCCTCACCCAACGAGAGATCGAAAACTGTGCGGTCGTCGTCACGCGCTACTACGGCGGGACGAACCTCGGCGTCGGCGGCCTCGTCCGGGCGTACTCCCGCGCGGTCAAAGACGCCGTCGACGCGGCGGGCGTCGTCGAAGAACGCCCTCACGAAACGGTCTCGATCGACATCGCATACGATGATTCGGGGACTATCCGAAGCATCCTCGAGAGCGAGGGTTACGAGTTCGACGCGGAGTATCAGGAGAGCGTCGCGTTCGACGTTCGCGTGCCACTCGAGGCGGCCGACGGGTTTCGTGACCGACTCCGGAGCGCGACGAGCGGTCGCGTCGACCTCGAGTGA
- a CDS encoding cupin domain-containing protein, translating to MDYTHVNPDDLEPVADRPCDTRRLSGPAGLEHVAVNRFRAEPGEQVPLAYHYHERQEEAFFVCSGTLRVETPEGEFAVDEGTLFSARPEAPHRAYNPADADSTVDVIAIGAPPVDGDAVHYDPDE from the coding sequence ATGGACTACACGCACGTGAATCCAGACGACCTCGAGCCAGTCGCGGACCGACCCTGTGACACGCGCCGGCTGAGCGGGCCGGCCGGACTCGAGCACGTCGCCGTCAACCGATTTCGCGCGGAGCCGGGAGAGCAGGTACCGCTGGCGTATCACTACCACGAGCGACAGGAGGAGGCGTTTTTCGTGTGTTCGGGGACGCTACGCGTCGAAACTCCGGAGGGAGAGTTTGCGGTCGACGAGGGAACGCTGTTTTCGGCCCGTCCCGAAGCGCCACACCGGGCGTACAACCCCGCAGACGCGGATTCGACCGTCGACGTGATCGCCATCGGCGCGCCGCCCGTCGACGGCGACGCCGTTCACTACGATCCCGACGAGTAG
- a CDS encoding TAXI family TRAP transporter solute-binding subunit has translation MQKKIARRRFVAASGALGLTAIAGCIGEDAEPDDDDDDDDDEIGDPDPDGGEILEWDAGGQSGTYYPLSGDFKSIVESHTSHGLQVQSTGASVENVGRLERGESDFALIQNDVGYFAYNGVGIDEIDEEMTSLRAVGSLYPETIHIVADADADIESIEDLDGATVNVGDEGSGTEVNAQQILETAGVEADEQTGDFATAADQIRDGGIDAAVIVGGWPVGAVDELAETTDITLVEVPEDIRADLMEEAEWFSEDEIPGGTYDGADDDVQTVSVEAMIATHEDVDDEIVEEVTEAIFENTDDVTQKEEYIDAESAQDAIPIDFHPGAEAYFD, from the coding sequence ATGCAGAAGAAAATAGCACGCCGACGGTTCGTCGCGGCAAGCGGTGCCCTGGGACTCACGGCGATCGCCGGCTGCATCGGCGAAGATGCCGAACCGGACGATGACGACGATGATGACGACGACGAAATCGGTGATCCAGACCCCGACGGGGGAGAAATCCTCGAGTGGGACGCCGGCGGCCAGAGTGGAACGTACTACCCGCTGTCGGGTGATTTCAAGAGTATCGTCGAGTCGCATACGTCACACGGGTTGCAGGTGCAGTCGACCGGTGCAAGCGTCGAGAACGTCGGTCGCCTCGAGCGCGGCGAGTCCGACTTCGCCCTGATTCAAAACGACGTCGGCTACTTCGCGTACAACGGCGTCGGGATCGACGAGATCGACGAGGAGATGACGAGCCTTCGTGCCGTCGGCTCGTTGTACCCCGAAACGATTCACATCGTTGCGGATGCCGACGCCGACATCGAGTCGATCGAAGACCTCGACGGCGCGACGGTCAACGTCGGCGACGAGGGAAGTGGAACCGAGGTCAACGCCCAGCAGATCCTCGAGACGGCGGGCGTCGAGGCCGACGAGCAGACCGGAGACTTCGCCACGGCGGCCGACCAGATTCGAGACGGGGGCATCGACGCCGCCGTCATCGTCGGCGGTTGGCCGGTCGGCGCGGTCGACGAGCTTGCAGAGACGACGGACATCACGTTGGTCGAGGTTCCCGAAGACATTCGGGCGGACCTGATGGAGGAAGCCGAGTGGTTCTCCGAGGACGAGATCCCCGGCGGAACCTACGACGGGGCCGACGACGACGTGCAGACGGTCTCGGTCGAGGCGATGATCGCCACCCACGAAGACGTCGACGACGAGATCGTCGAGGAAGTGACCGAGGCCATCTTCGAGAACACGGACGACGTCACCCAGAAAGAAGAGTACATCGACGCCGAATCGGCACAGGACGCCATTCCGATCGACTTCCACCCCGGCGCTGAAGCGTACTTCGACTGA
- a CDS encoding S9 family peptidase translates to MRTIRAADYHELAHVADPQLSPDDERVAFVRRTADDDESDAATIHVVPVGGDGHTQFTASDGVDSQPRWSPDGDWLAFASTRGETDRQQLWVVPTDGGEARRLTSVVGGIADLEWSPDGSRLCFTQRVGPADREANRDTAVDPEYEPEEPDPRVIDRPIYRAGTEYHDGKRSHVYVVDVTVALAAADEPDGDAIARLTDGWDTDFVSPTWGDSETIYYASKTGPEPDDSLAYDLYEHRLERDGAGESDAVEAFAQTTGWVTALEATEDGRVAFEYTPEDRASMRQTDVRVHDRESGDEWTPTAPLDRTVGSRCSFEWAPDGEALYVSTPDEGSRVLWSIPADESDEPALVYGDGVDIDGFSVGSNAVAYTYSEWDHPGDVFVTTRGGNECHRLTRVNDDYLADRAVRQPEEVWFTVEGEEETHQIQGWLLTPPEFDADATDETYPLAVEIHGGPHAQWTTAGTMWHEFQTLAARGYVVFWCNPRGSTGYGEDHAMAIEREWGPVTLTDVLAGVETACEREYVDDEQVFVTGGSFGGFMTAWAVTQTDRFRAAVSQRGVYDLTSFYGSTDAFKLIEGDFGVTPWDDPAFLWEQSPAAHVPNVDTPTLVVHSDLDYRTPANTAELFYLGLKKHGVDTRLVRYPREGHELSRSGEPAHVVDRLERIVRWFDGYSSHHDAPPALERERDAGLSSRDGESASDH, encoded by the coding sequence ATGCGAACGATTCGAGCCGCCGACTATCACGAACTCGCACACGTAGCCGACCCGCAACTCTCACCCGACGACGAACGTGTCGCGTTCGTTCGTCGCACGGCCGACGACGACGAATCCGACGCGGCGACGATCCACGTCGTACCGGTCGGGGGCGACGGACACACACAGTTCACCGCGAGCGACGGCGTCGACAGCCAGCCCCGCTGGAGCCCCGACGGCGACTGGCTCGCGTTCGCCAGCACCCGCGGTGAGACCGACCGCCAGCAACTCTGGGTCGTCCCAACCGACGGCGGCGAAGCCCGACGCCTCACGTCCGTCGTCGGGGGAATCGCGGACCTCGAGTGGAGCCCGGACGGCTCTCGGCTGTGTTTCACCCAGCGGGTCGGGCCGGCCGACCGCGAGGCGAACCGGGACACCGCGGTCGACCCCGAGTACGAGCCCGAGGAGCCGGACCCGCGCGTGATCGATCGGCCGATCTACCGCGCCGGAACCGAGTATCACGACGGGAAACGGAGCCACGTCTACGTCGTCGACGTGACCGTGGCTCTCGCGGCGGCCGACGAGCCCGACGGCGACGCGATTGCGCGACTCACCGACGGTTGGGATACCGACTTCGTCTCCCCCACGTGGGGTGATTCCGAGACGATCTACTACGCCTCCAAGACGGGGCCGGAACCGGACGATTCGCTCGCCTACGACCTCTACGAACACCGACTCGAGCGCGACGGGGCGGGCGAGTCCGACGCCGTCGAGGCGTTCGCACAGACGACGGGTTGGGTCACGGCGCTCGAGGCGACCGAGGACGGCCGAGTCGCCTTCGAGTACACCCCAGAGGATCGCGCTTCGATGCGCCAGACCGACGTTCGCGTCCACGACCGCGAGAGCGGTGACGAGTGGACGCCGACGGCACCGCTCGACCGCACCGTCGGGAGTCGCTGTTCGTTCGAGTGGGCTCCCGACGGCGAGGCGCTGTACGTCTCGACGCCGGACGAAGGCTCGCGGGTTCTCTGGTCGATCCCTGCGGACGAGAGTGACGAGCCCGCGCTGGTGTACGGTGACGGCGTCGACATCGACGGCTTCTCGGTGGGGTCGAACGCCGTCGCGTACACCTACAGCGAGTGGGATCACCCGGGCGACGTGTTCGTCACCACTCGCGGCGGCAACGAGTGTCACCGGCTGACTCGAGTCAACGACGACTACTTGGCCGATCGAGCAGTCCGTCAACCGGAGGAGGTGTGGTTCACGGTCGAGGGTGAGGAGGAGACACACCAAATTCAGGGCTGGCTCCTCACTCCACCCGAATTCGACGCGGACGCTACCGACGAAACGTACCCACTCGCGGTCGAGATCCACGGCGGACCCCACGCCCAGTGGACGACCGCGGGGACGATGTGGCACGAGTTCCAGACGCTCGCGGCGCGGGGGTACGTCGTCTTCTGGTGTAACCCCCGGGGCTCGACGGGCTACGGCGAGGATCACGCGATGGCGATCGAGCGCGAGTGGGGGCCGGTCACGCTGACGGACGTCCTCGCGGGCGTCGAGACCGCCTGCGAGCGCGAGTACGTCGACGACGAGCAGGTGTTCGTCACGGGCGGGAGCTTCGGCGGGTTCATGACCGCGTGGGCGGTCACCCAGACCGACCGCTTTCGCGCCGCCGTCTCCCAGCGCGGCGTCTACGATCTGACCAGTTTCTACGGCTCGACGGACGCGTTCAAGCTGATCGAGGGCGACTTCGGGGTGACTCCGTGGGACGACCCCGCCTTCCTCTGGGAACAGTCTCCGGCCGCTCACGTTCCGAACGTCGACACGCCGACGCTCGTGGTGCACTCGGATCTGGACTATCGCACGCCCGCCAACACGGCCGAACTGTTCTACCTCGGGCTGAAGAAACACGGCGTCGACACCCGCCTCGTTCGCTATCCGCGGGAGGGTCACGAACTCTCTCGGTCGGGCGAACCGGCCCACGTCGTCGACCGACTCGAGCGTATCGTCCGCTGGTTCGACGGCTACTCGAGTCACCACGACGCCCCGCCCGCCCTCGAGCGCGAGCGAGACGCGGGACTCTCGAGTCGTGACGGAGAGTCAGCGAGCGACCACTGA
- a CDS encoding DUF7522 family protein — translation MTNDTIDQTLAEELESVCRTAVGDELRSITYFTEDDVDQLYLRSDLDQTADLVGFADHERLGFRSQSAYRNTQLGAYEATVRMFENGYLSRVIRGPHGVWVTTDSMSMNRFEELTSALETVLDEFDDTE, via the coding sequence ATGACCAACGATACCATCGACCAGACACTCGCCGAAGAACTCGAGAGCGTTTGTCGAACGGCAGTCGGCGACGAACTGCGAAGTATCACGTACTTCACCGAAGACGACGTCGATCAGCTCTACCTCCGTTCGGATCTCGATCAAACCGCCGATCTGGTCGGATTCGCGGACCACGAGCGACTGGGCTTTCGCTCCCAGTCGGCGTACCGAAATACGCAACTCGGGGCGTACGAAGCCACGGTCCGGATGTTCGAAAACGGCTACCTCTCCCGGGTGATTCGGGGACCACACGGCGTCTGGGTGACGACCGATTCCATGTCGATGAACCGATTCGAGGAATTGACGAGCGCACTCGAGACGGTCCTCGACGAGTTCGACGACACCGAGTAA